A region of the Roseiflexus sp. RS-1 genome:
GCGTTCGCAGCGGAAGATGCGCTGTCGCGTCCTCATATGCATACGTCACGGGCACATACGTCTCGTTTGTGCAGTTCTCCGCGCTCCCGGCGTCTCAGCGGTGCGCTTGTGCAGGGCATGTCACCGCCGAGGCGCAGTGTTCGCAGAGGAAGATACGCTATGCTGCGAATGGCGCAGCGATGCTACGCCCCTACGGGCATCTGAGGGTAGCATATCATGCTTCAGTCTCAAGCGTGTTAGTGAACTGTTGGAGCAACATATGAATGAGCAGCGATCATGCGCCGCTGTGGATCACGCCGTCGCACCCGTCGGAAGCGCCGTTTGTCGTTGCGTATCGCCTGCGTCTTTGTGTTGACGCGGCAACGGCGGTGGGGTGGGCGGGTCCTCGGCGAGGAGTGAGGAGCGAGGAGCGAGGAGTGACGAGTGACGAGTGACGGGTGACGAGTGACGAGTGACGAGTGACGAGTGACGAGTGACGAGTGAGAAGTGAGAGACCCTCGTCGTTATCGAGAGCATTCCCCTCGCATCGAATCCGTGCAGCATGGGAAGACGATAAGGGTGGACAAGGCAGCGACCAGCGCCGACTCGCCGCTGCCACCGCCGATCAATCCGAGAATGCGATCCGGCGCTGTTCGATTGCTCCCGGTCCGGAGTACTACCGCGACAGCAGACAGGCGAACATCCGCACCTTTGTGGCTGCTGGCGGCAGGTTCCCGCTCACAGATGCGACTCGAAGAACCTGTGATACTCGTTCTGGTGGTACAGGCCATCCCACTCCGTTGATGCCCACACCCCTGCCACCGTCAGTATCCCGTCGGACAACGCCAGGTTCCGCTCCGCCGCCGTGCGCACGTTCCGTACCACCACTTGACGCACTTTCTCCCGCATGGCCGCTTTTCCGATCTCCTCTTTGCATACCCATCCGATAGCCGTCACCAACCGATCGAAGCACTGAGAGGGCAGTCGCTCCAGGGCAGCCATATCGCTCTCGAATCCATCCCATTCGACGGACACCTCGATGTCGCCGCCGCAAGCCTGCTTAAGGTCGGCCTGGACTTGGGGCAGCAGGGTGTCGGTGTGCTGTTGGATGAGTCGTCGTTCTTGCAGGGCCATCGCCGATCCTCCTCATTCTCATTCAATAAAGTGCAGTCGCGGGTGAAGCCTGGGTGGGCGGGAGTTGTGGGTCATCATGAACCCGCCAGAGCCGGATATGGGTGTCGAAGATGATCATTGCGTGGCTTCCCAATCGGACGCTGCGATGGGTTCGGTTGGGGCGCGATAGGTGATTGGGGTGCCACGCAACGGATAGCGGCGGGTGATTGCCGTCAGTAGCGGGCGAACCAACATGATCACCTCCACGGACTCGCCGGCTTGCAGCGGCAGATGGCGAATGGCCAGTGAACCATCCGGCGGTGCTGTGGTCTCGACACGATAGGCGTTCATTGCTCATCTCCTGCAGCTCGCCTGCTGGCATTATACGACAAGATGGGCATGATGGGGTAGCCCAACGACAGGTGTCAGGTGCGCCGCTGGCAGCTTCGATAGATGGCAACTCAGAGCGTGATCAAAAACTAACACCTCGGATAGATCCGATTCAGGAGCATTGCAATAGAACCAGGATAAAGAAAGGCTTCGCTTGATTCTGGGTTGCGGTTGTTGCGGCGAATAATTATTCGCCGCTCCCAGCGATTGCGTCCCGCCCACGCAATCGAGCGTTCCACCACCCATCGCTTCGGAATGACGGCACATACTGTTTGTCCAGGCGGTTGTTCAATGATATTCATACGCATCGCCGTGTTCTTTTGCATCCATGCATCTCACCCTTGTTTCTATCCTTCATCCACCCGAATCTCGTGCATCCGAGGAAAGGAGTGATGATGCGCGGCCAAAAGCCATGCTGCGCCTTTGGTATCCGAGATGTCTGCTGGATGCACGCGCACGCGCACCAAGAACCCATTGGCATCAACCCAGAATTGCCGTTTGCGCCCGTTGACCTTTTTTCTCCTATCGTCGCCGCGTTCTCCGCCTGCTTCGGTCGTTGTGACGGATTGGGAGTCCAGGACGCTGATAGATGGCTCCGGATCGCGATCCAGCGCGTGTCGCGCCAGTTTCCGCAGCATATCATTCATTTTGATGAACGTTCCATCACGATTCCATTTGTCAAAATAAGAGCGAACCGAACTCATCGGCGGAACATCTTTCGGAAGCATGCGCCATTGACAGCCCGTACGATTTTTGGAGAGCAGCGCGTTGACGATCGCGCGGCGATCGATGTCGGTCGGGCGGCCGCCGTTGGGCGACGGGGTGACGACCAATGGTGCGAGAGCGGCCCACGGTTCATCGGTCAGATCGGTTGCATCCTTCGTTGGATAGGATCGAAGCGCACGTCGTGGCATACGAGATTGCTCCTCATCAGAACGGCATGGTCGCCATCATGATACCACAAATCCGGTTTTCTGATCGCCCTCTCACATCCTCTGGCTCCGCTTGCCGATGTAGGCCGCCCAACGACCCGGCTCAGCGGCGGTGCGCAGGGCCGCATGCTGCAACCGGTTGTTAGCCGCGCGCCCGCCGGTAGTGCATGGCGACCGCACCGTTGCGGAGGGGCTTCGCTGAGACCAGCTCGAGTCGTCGCGTGCTGGATAGTCCGCTCTGGTACAGGGTCGGGCCGCGGCCGGCAATCCTGGGATGGACGAGGAACTTGTACTCGTCGATCAGATCCAGCTGATCGAGCTCAGTCGCAAGCTTGCTGCTACCGAGAAGCACGCTAGCCGGGGTTGCGTCCTTGAGCTTCTGTATGCTCGTGCGCAAGTCACCGGCGATGTGATGGCTGTTGGTCCACGGGAAGTTCGTTCGCGTCGACGACACCACGTACTTCGGCTTGGCCTCCAGCTTGACCGCCCAATCGCGCATCGCTGGCGGCGCCTCCACGTTGCCGCGGGCGACCAATGGCCAGTAGCTCTCCATCATCTCGTAGGTAACGCGGCCCCACAGCATCGCTCCTGCCTCGTCCATGAGGCGGGTGAAGAAAGCGTGTGTCTCGTCGTCGACGATTCCCTCCCGGTGGTCGACGCAACCGTCCAGGGTTACATTGAGGCTGAAGGTTAGAAGTCCCACGCATTTTACTCCGAGTTTGACGTTCCGCTGGATTGTCGCTTGTTGACGAATACCTCGCAGCGGCTAACGGTTTGCGTTAGCCGCTGGTGGGCGGGCGTGGATTCGGCTTAGAGCCTATCCGAAGAACTGATGCACCTCTTCGCTTGTGGCTTGATCGCCTTGCGTTCCGCCGGGTTATTCGGATAGGCTCGAAACCTACGCCGCGTTGCGGAAATAGTCGCCGCTCATCAATTCGAAGATCAACTGATCGAGCGTGATCTCGGCTTCGTGGTAGGTCCGCGCGAAACCAACGAGTTCTCCATCCAGGTACATCGCGTAGTCGTGTGTTTCGCGGTCGTAGACGATTTCTTTCTGGTACATGCTCGTCCCCCTTTTGTACGCCGTTTGTGTTCCACGTATAGTATAGCACAGGTGTTCTAAATGTCAAGCATGACTTGCGGTGTGTGCTTCCCTGGAGTATGATGTCGCGTCGCTGCGGCTTTTGCTGGTATAGGAACCGGTCTGTGCGCTGGCTTCATATGCAACACGCTCGCGACGCTGCTCCGGTTGCGCCCGGCAGCGTCGTTCCGCTGGCGCTGGTGATCCTGTCGCTGGTGTTGGGGGCGCGCCTGGCGCGACTGGATCAGCATCTGACGGTTGATGATCCGGATGCGCGGCGCGTGCTGGTGGGTTTTTACGATGTCGAGCGCAACCCGACCGATCTGTTTCGCTGGTCGCGCCCGGAGGCGGCGTTGTTCCTGTTCGGCTTCGACGGACGCCCGGCACAGGTGATGCTGCGCTTCGCCGCGCCGCGGGGCGATGCCGATCCGCCGGTGCTGTCGGTAAGCATGCGCGGGCGCGCTGTCGGAACCTTCTCCGTCGCGCCCGGCTGGCGACGCTACTACCTGCTCACTCCAACCGATCCGGCAGGCGATACGCCGCTGTTGCTGCGAACCGCTGCCTACCGTCCGCCCGGCGATGGGCGCGATCTTGGGGTGGTTCTCGCGGAGTTCGCTGCGCTGCCATCGAACGACGCGGTATGGTTTCCGCCGCCGGTGCGCGCGATCTTTCTTGCGTCGTTTCCTGTGCTTGGCTGGCTTGCACTGCTCTGGCGCGCGCCACGCCAGGCGCTGGAACGCCAGCTGTTGCGCTGGAGCGTCGTTGTATTCCTGGCGCTGCTGGCGGGCGCCGCCGCCGCGTTTCCGCGTGTATCAGGGTACTGGCTTCCAACCATTGGATGGCCCTGGTGGCCCCTGCTGCCGCTGATGCTGGTCGTTGCCTGGCAACCGATGCGTCCGCTGGTGATACACAGCGTTGCCCGGCTGCGTTCTCTGGGGGTACCGGCGCTGTGGGGCGGCGCTGGTCTTACGCTGGCGCTGGTCGTGGCGCTGCGCCTTGGACTGCCGCCGGTGATCGGAATGAGCGGGGTGGCGGCTGCTGTGACGCTGGCGGTTGTGGCGTCTGGCGCGTATGCTGCAACAGCGGCTTCAGGCGAGCGGTTCGCATACCGCACTGAGGCGCTGGCGCTGGTCGCAATCACAGTTGTGGCGCTGGTGTTGCGTCTCTACCGCCTCGACGATCTCCCCGCTGGCATGTGGCGCGATGAGGCGCGTCATGGGATGCAGGCGCTGCGGATCTGGAACGACCCGACCTATCGTCCGGTCTATGTGGTGGCTGGCGCCGATCTGCCAGCGCTGCTCTTCTACCTGATGGCGCCGGTGCTGGCGATCACGGGACCGGGTGCAGGCTCAGCGCGGTTGGTCAGCGCCCTGGCGGGGGCGTTCATGCCGCTGGCGCTCTGGTGGGCGGCGCGACCGATCCTGGGGGCGCGAGCGGCGGTGTATGGTGCGGCATTTCTTGCCTGGGCTTCGTGGGGCTTGAGCATGAGTCGCTGGGCGTTTCCTGCGACCCTCGATCATCTGCTGGAACTTGCAGCGATTGGGACAATGTGGCGGGCGCTGGGGCAACCCACACGCTGGCGCATGATGGCTGGCATGGCGCTGGCAGGCGCGCTGGCAGCGCTGGCGGCATACGCCTACCATACCGGTCGTCTCGCTCCACTCGTGTTTGCGCTCCTCACCGCGCTACACCTTGGTCGTGACACGCGAGCCTGGCGACGGGCGCTCCCCGGACTGGCGGCGGCGGCTGTTGCGGGCATGATTGTGCTCCTGCCGCTCCTGTGGTTCATCGCCGGTGATTTCGAGGGGTACAACCGCCGCACGGGAGCGGTTGCCATCGCTAACAGTCAGAGCCTGGAGAAGCGCACGATAGCGCTGGTGCTGGATAATGTCGCTCGCTACCTGGGGATGTGGCACATCGCCGGTGATCCAAATGGGCGACACCACGCGCCCGGCGCGCCGATGCTCGATCCGCTGGCGGGCGCGTGCTTCGCTGTCGGGGTTGGGCTGGCAGTCGCACGATGGCGAACGCGCGCATGCATTCCGCTGGTGTGGCTGGCGCTGGCGCTCATTCCGGGCATTTTCAGCACGAATGCGCCACATGCCATGCGTTCGCTCGGCGCACTTGCGCCCTCGTGTATGCTGGCGGGAATGGCGCTCGACGCTCTGGTTGTGTCTGTAAGAAATGCAACCTCAGTGCGATGGCGACAGGTTGTTCCCGCAACCGTTGCAGGAACACTGGCGCTCAGCCTGGGGTTCAACGTCTGGCTCTACTTCGTTCACATGCCGCGCAATCCGGCGGTCTACCACGAGTTCGACCTCACCGAGACGGCAGTCGGGCGGTTGGTGCGCGCAGCGGCGCTGGCAGACGATCCGCGTCTGCGTGCAGTGCACGTGTTCCTGGATCGACGGTTGACAGCCCAGGACACGGTGCGCTTTTTGACCTTCGATGTGACGGTTGGCGCATTCGACGGGGTGCGGTTGTCGGGAACGGTGGATGGCGATGCGTTGCTGATCCTGCCGCCGGATGCGTCTGACGATGAACGCGCAGCAGCGCTGGCAACGCTCGGTCCTGCGGCGCGCGAACTGGAAGCGCCGCTCCTGCCGAACGGTGAAGCGCCGCTGTTCCTGGCGTATGGCGTCGGCGACGGGGCATCGCGGTTGCTGGCGGAAACATTTCCGGCACGCCGGTAAGGATGCAGGGAAGCGCTCGATAGAAGAAGGGAGAGACAGTCACGCACCGTCTCTCCCTTCTCGTGTCTACCTGCGCGCGGCGGCTTCCATCAACGCCTGAATGCGCCCGACCATATCGGCGGGGTTGGGGTGCAACCCTTCGAGCAACAGTGCGCTGTCGTACATCTGCTCGATCAGGTGTCGCACCAGCGTCGCATCGTTCCCCGACTCCACCAGGCGCGCCAGATCGACGATCAGCGGATGACCGCGGTTCAGTTCGACGATCTTCGGCGGAACTTTGAAATCGCGGTCCAGGATGCGCTGAACGCGCGCCATCTCGCGGTTGTACTGCTGATCCTCCGGCGACACCAGGCGCAGCGGGTTGTGGCGCAGCACGTTCGACGCGCGTACCGACACGACCCGGTCGCCGAGCGTTTCCTTGAAGGCGTTCACCAGTCTGGTGAATTGCTCATCGCTGATCGAAACCTCAGGCGCTGGCGCTTCACCCGGCAACGAGAGGTTAGGATCGTCTACATTGCGCAGTTTCAACCCCTGGTACTCGCGCAACCCGTTGAGCATGAAACTATCCATCACATCGTAGAGCAGCAGCGCCTCAATCCCGCGATCGGTCAGGGCGTCGAGATGCGGACTGCGGCGCGCGCTCTCCAGGTCGGCAGCGAGCACGTAGTAGATTTCCTTCTGCCCCTCAACCATCCGCTCCTTGTATTCGGCGAGCGACGCCAGTTGATCGCCCGATCTGGTGGTGTGGAAACGCAGTAGCGGCAACAGGTCGTCGCGCGCCAGCGGGTCGGTTGCGATCCCTTCTTTGATGAACGGGCTGAACTCATTCCAGAAAGTTGCGTACTTTTGCGCATCCTTCTCCGCCAGTTCGACCAGTTCCTTCGTCAGGCGGTTGGTCAGCGACTTCTTGATCCGCTGCAACACCGGGTCGCGGTTCGGTCCAACATCGCGCTGCACCCCTTCGCGCGACACGTTGAGCGGCAAGTCTTCACTATCGACCACACCTTCGACGAAACGGAAGTATGGCGGGAGCACATCTTTCGCGTCTTCCTGGATCAGCACCTTGCGCGAGTAGAGACGGATCTTCCCTTCCATCCGCCGTTCGATCAGACCACGCTCGCGCTTCGCGGGCACGAACAGGATGGCATGCAGATCGAGCGGCGCTTCGGACGAGAAATGCACCGCCAGGAGCGGGTCTTCATAATCGAAGGTCATCTGGCGGTAGAACTCGTTGTACTGCGACTGCTCGACGTTGCGCGGCTGTTGCCGCCAGAGGGCGGTCGATTCATTCACGCGCTCGTTGCCGATGTAGATCGGGAAGGCGACGTAATTCGAGTGGCGGCGAACGATCTGCCGCAGGCGCCACTCATCGGCGAACTCATGCGCTTCTTCTTTCAGCTTAAGGATGATCGTCGTACCGCGCTGCGCGCGTTCCGCAGCATCAATGACGAAACTCTCGCCGCCGCGCGAACGCCAGAGCGCCGCTTCAGCGTCGGGACGGTAGGAGAGCGAAATGACAGTCACCTCATCGGCAACAACGAATGCGGAGTAGAAGCCGACGCCAAACTGACCGATGATATTCGAGCGTTGCGCTTCTTCGAGATGTTCAATCAGGGCGCGTGTGCCGGAGTGCGCAATCGTTCCCAGATTTTCGATCAGTTCCTCACGGGTCATGCCGATGCCGGTGTCGCTGATCGTGATCGTCTTGGCATCCTTATCGACGCTGATCCGAATTTCGAGGTCGGCGTCTGGATCACGCACCTGCTGATTGGTCACCATCTCGAACTGAACACGGTGGAGGGCGTCGGAGGCGTTCGAGATCAATTCGCGCAGAAAGATTTCACGATCAGTGTAGAGCGAATGCGCCAGAATATTGAGCAACTGACGCACTTCGGCGCGGAACGGCACCGCCGTGGGTGCGTGGGTCGTGGCTTCAGTTTCAGCAGTCATACGGTGTGCTCCAGTGTCTTCAGAAGATCGCGCGCGCGCCGCCCCGTGCGGATCGCTCCACACCGGCAGCGCGCTCCACCAAACCGGAATGTCTTCTTGCTCCATGATAACGGGAAGGGCGGCGCGCGCGCGCTAATCTTTTGTTAGAGTTTGACGCAAAAAAGAGACGTTGCCGGGCAACGTCCCTTCAGCAATGAAACCGGAAAAAACCCTTATTCCAGAATATCGACCCGCGCGCTCATGCCAGCCCGCAGCCCGGTGATATCGTCCAGCGCGATGCGCACCCGATAACTGCGCGACAATCCCTGCACCGTCGCGGTTGGAGCGATGAATTCGACCTTGCCGGTGTATTCGCGGTCGGGAATGCTGCTGACGGTCACCTTCGCCGATTGCCCTTCACGCACCCGGACGATATCCGTGTCGCTGATCTGGACATCGACGTAGAGGCTGCTCATATCGATGATCTGGATCGCCGGCAGCCCCTGGGTCACGCTCGGATCGCCAGGATCGATGGAGACAATCGAGATAACGCCATCGAACGGCGCGCGCAGTTCAGCGCGTTCGCGGTTGATCTGCGCCAGCGTCAGCGCCGCCTGCGCCTGTTCCACCGCTGCGCGCGCTGCGGCTTTCTGCGATTCACGCGGATCTGGCACAATACGCGCTTCCTGGGCGCGCGCCTGCGCCAGCGCTGCCCTGGCTGCCGCAAGCCGGTCCGGATCGGGCGGCAACCGGAGTTTTTCGAGAGTCAGGCGCGCCTGTTCGACCTGCGCTTCCGCTGCCCGGATGCCGGTCACTTCCGCCTGGCGCGCGCTCTCGGCGCCCTTCACCGCCAGTTCGAGCGCCTTTTCCGCCTGGCGCAATCCGGCTTCCGCCTGGACGAACTGGGCATAGTAGTTTTCGCGCTGCCCATCGCTCAGTTTGTTGGGCACGCGCTGACCGTTGGGCGCTGCCACTTCGGGAACGATCGGGTCGTTGCCGGTATCGCGTGCATACTCCCAGTTATACTTCGCCTGCGCATACCGCGCCTGCGCCTGTGTCAGCGCTGCCGCCGCCTGTTCCATCTGGATCTCAGCCTGGGTCTTGGCGAACGAGAGACGGTCGCGGGTGGCTTGCAGATTGGCTTCGGCTGCCGCGAGCGCCGCCTCTGCCATACGAATATCCTGCTCCTTCGGTCCGCGTTGCAGCGCCTCGAGCGCCGCCTGCGCCTGCGCGACGGCGGCGCGCGCTGCGTTGAGATCCACCTGGCGCGGCGCTTCGGTCAGCGCAGCTTCCTGCGCCAGTGCGTTGGCGAGCGCTGCTTTCGCCTGCTCCAGTTGCTGATCGAACGCGCGCGTGTCGAGAATAGCGAGCAGATCGCCCTTTTTGACAATATCGCCTTCCTTGACGAACACCTGTGCGACAGTTCCTTGCACCTGGAACGACAGGTTGGCATCCTGCGCGCTCTTGACTTCGCCGATGCCGGTGACGCCTAACTGGATCGGTTGACTGGTCGGTAACGGCACGAGCGTCGGCACAGGGACGGTCGGCGCGACCGCCGTCGGTGCACCAACGGTCGGTGAAGGCGCAGCAGACTGTGCGCCACACGCCGCCAGTACAAGAGCGGTCAAACCTGCTACGACGCCTGTGATCACACGATCACGTTTCACGGTACGATTCTCCTCTTATGTGGACTGGTGTCGATTGATCTTCTCTTCCTTCCCTGATGCCGCTGAAACCTGCGCAAGGAACAACCCGGCACTATTGTTCTTCGGCTCGGACCGGCGGCGAACTCACCGGTTCGTGTCCGTTCGGCTCGCCAGCAGCGGCGTGGTTTGGCGGCGCAATGACCGATCCACCATTCGGAACAGCCAGCGCGACCGCTGGAGCGCTGCCGTTGACAGGAACCATGCTTTCTGCCGCAAGCGCCGCCTGTTCTTCCGCCCATCCTTCGGGGTCGAAGCGGCGGCGGAACCAGGTCGATACCCGTTCGGTGAACGACTCCATCAGGCTGTACGCTGTCGGCACAACCAGGAGCGTCAGTAGCATCGAGGTCATCAACCCGCCGATCAGCACGGTCGCTAGCCCTTTGCGGAACTCGCCGCCCTCGCCGGTTCCGACCAGGTGAATGCCCATAGCCACCGGCAAAGCGCCCGCCACCAGCGATAGCGTGGTCATCAGGATCGGACGAAGACGGATAGCGCCAGCCAGTTCGAGCGCCGCGTGCTTGTCGAGACCGGCGCGCCGCAGGCGGTTGGTGAAGTCAACCAGCAGGATCGAGTTCTTCACCACCAGACCGAGCAGCATGATCAGACCGATCATGCCGGTGATGTCCAGATCGATGTTGATCAGGCGCAGCGCCAGGAAGGCGCCGATGAAACTGAACGGCATCGCCACCATGATCACCAGCGGTTGGGTAAATGACCCAAACTGCGACGCCAGCACCATATAGACGAAGATCACCGACAGAAGCATCGCCAGCAGGAGCGACTCGAACCCTTCCGTCTGCTGTTGCGCCAGACCGGTAAACTCAGCGAACACGGTCGGCGGAATGAGACCTTTTGCATCGAGACGCTGCTGGAGTTCAGCCTGCACCTCGCCGAGGTTGCGTCCCTGGAGGTTTGCACCAATGATCACCTGGTTGAGTTTGTTGTAGCGTCGGATCGTCTGCGGCGTTGACGCCAGTTCGATCGTGCCGAGCGACGTCAGCGGAACCGCGCCGCTGCGGGTCGGAATGGCGATGTTCTGGAGCGCCGCCGGTGTGGCGCGGTCTTCGGGGCGGAGGCGTACCACAATATCGACATCCTGCCCCGCCTGCCGCAGGACAGTGGCGCGGTCGCCATTCACCAGCGCACGCACCGACGCGGCGATCTCATCATTGGTGATGCCCAGATCGCCGATGCGCTCCGGATCGGCGACGAAGCGCAGTTCCGGCTTACCGGGGCGGTAGCTGGTGTCAATATCGACAACGCCGGGAATGGCTGCCATCTCCGCCTTAATCTGCTCGATCAGCGGCGCCAGGTTCTGTACCGGCTCGGTCGTTTGCAGGCTCAACTGCAACTGCCGCCCGGTGACGCCGGTGCTGGTCGGCACACCAATCGAAGGCAGGCCAAAGGTCAGGTTCGGCAGGAACGCCAGTTGCGGGCGCAGGCGCTCTTCTGCCGCGCGGGTGGGAACCTCGTCCTTCAGGCGCACGAAGAACTCAGCGCGCTCCGGCGCGCCGGAGAAGCCAACCGTGCTGATGACCGACTCGACATCGGGATCGGCGAGCAGAACTTCCTCCGCCTGACGCGCCAGGCGGTCAGTCTCGACAAGCGCCGTGCCGGGGGGCAACTCGAACCCGACCAGGAACTCACCTGCATCCTGTTGCGGGAAGAAACTGAACTTCAACCCGCTGGCAACCACCACACTCAGCACCAGCACGATAACGGCGGTAGCGATGACGATCAGGCGATTGCGCAGGCTGCTCAGGCTCCAGGAAAGGATGCGTTCGTAGAAGCGTCCCAGCGGACCGGGATCTTCTTCCGCTTCGTGGAGCAGACCGGCATCCGCCTGGTTCGGGTCGATACCGCGCAGATGACGCGCCGCGCGACCGACATCGCCGGTGTGTGAATGGGCTTCATCGTGCGGGTGCGGCTGCACCTTTTGACGGCGGAAGAGATTGGCGGAAAGCATCGGCGCGAACATGAACGCTTCCACCAGCGAGAGCAGAATAGCAACTGCAATTGTGATACCGAACGACTTGAAGATGATGCCGGTGGTGCCCGATGTAAACGTCACCGGCACGAACACGGCGACAACTGTCAGGGTCATCGCCACAACCGAAAGCGCCACTTCCGCCGTGCCTTTGCTGGCGGCGACGCGCGGCGTCTCACCGCGTTGCGTGTGGCGGAAGATATTCTCGCGCACCACAATCGCGTCGTCGATCACCAACCCGACGCAGAGCGCCAGCGCCAGCAGCGTGATCAGGTTGATCGACAACCCGAAAAGCGGCATCAGCGCAAAGGTGCCCATCAAAATGATCGGCAGACCCGCCATCGTCACCAGCGTGTTACGGTCGCGGATGAAGGTCAGCACCACCAGCAGACCGATAGCAATTGCCAGAACAAGCACCTTATCGACCGGGATGCCAATGGCAGGCAGGATGACGAGACCAACGAGCGCAATTGCGGCAGGAGCGGCAGCGGTGACGAGCATGTTGCGCACGCCGCTGAAGAACATCATCACCACCAGCAGTGCCGCAACCGATGCATAGATCAGTTCTTCGAGCGAACTGATAGTCGACTGGCGCACAGCTTCAGAGGCGTCGCGCGGCACAATATAGGTCAGATCGCTGCGAGCGCCGAGTGCGCGCTCAAGCGCCGCCTTCGCATTATCGGCCACGGCGACGGTATTGGCGCCGCTCTGCTTGCGAACGTCGATAATAATGGCTTCGACTCCGTTGAGACGGGTAAAACTCTTCTTCTCCGCCACGCCGTCTTCGATGGTGGCCACATCACCGATGCGGTATGGCGTGCCGGTGATCTGAATCCTGGCAATATCGTCTGGCGTTTGCAACAGCGAAGGCGCACGCAGATTGATCTCCTGCGCCCCGGCATTGATCGTGCCAAGCCCGAGATTGACATTCGCCTGCTGCAACGAGCGCGTGATCTGAACCGGAAGAATGCCGTAGGCGCGCAGTTTCTCCAGATCCATCAATACATTGATCTGCCGTTGCAGACCGCCGGAGACCTGCACCGAGCCGACGCCTTCGGCGCGCTGGATGATCGGTGCAATGTCGTTATCCACAATGCGGCGCACCTCAAGCGGCGACAGGTTCTGCGTACTGGCGATGGCGAATGAAACGATCGGCACCGCGTTCGGGTCGAACTTCTGGAAGATCGGGTCGCGCACATCGCGTGGCAGCGTTGGGCGGATGGCATTCACCTTTTCGCGCACATCCTGCTCGGCGCGGTTGACGTCGGTACCCTCTTTGAATTCAAGTAAGATCAATGCCACTCCTTCACTGGCATTGGTGGTAATGTTCTCGATTCCCTCGATGGTGTTGACTGCGTCTTCAATCGGTTTGGCCACCTGATCGGCGACGCTTTCCGGACCGGCGCCAGGGTAGGGAACGGTGACTGCAATCACCGGCACCTCGAAATCGGGAAGGAGATTGACCGGCAACGAACGGAATGCCAGAATGCCGAACACGATTGTCAGCAGCATAAGCATGGTGACAAACACCGGCTGACGGATCGAGGTGTCGGAAATCGGCATGCCATTGAGCTTCTCTTCACGTCGTTGGATAGCCATGCACGTCTGCCTCCAGGTTATCGTATGAATGTCGCAGATATGGGTGTACAACAAGAACGCGGCGAAGGACATCGTCCCGACGCCTGCGCCGCGTTGCGCGTCGCGCCTTTACAACAAGACTACTATACAGTAAAATGTCTTTACGCGCAAGTAGGAATTTTGACCGGTTGGTAGGTTTTTTACTTCATCTCAACAATACGCACCGGTGCGCATGCTGGATGTCGCATAGAGGAGGATTATGACCCTGACACTTCGTGAGCGTCAGAAACAGGCGCTGCGTGAGGAAATCATGAACGCCGCCCAGGAACTGGTGGCGGAAAAGGGATACGGCGCCATGTCGATGGACGAACTGGCTGCCAGGGTTGGCATTTCCAAGCCAACGCTCTACGCTCATTTCGCCAACAAGGACGAACTGGTCATCGAGGCGGCGACACGCGAAATGAAGCAGATGATTGCGCTGATCGAGTCCCAGGCTGACCGGTCGCCCATGGATCAGTTATGTTTCATCATGCGCCAGATTCTGCAACGTCAGGTGCAGATGCATACGCTGGGCATCGGTCCGTGGCCTGAGAT
Encoded here:
- a CDS encoding IS5 family transposase, translated to MPRRALRSYPTKDATDLTDEPWAALAPLVVTPSPNGGRPTDIDRRAIVNALLSKNRTGCQWRMLPKDVPPMSSVRSYFDKWNRDGTFIKMNDMLRKLARHALDRDPEPSISVLDSQSVTTTEAGGERGDDRRKKVNGRKRQFWVDANGFLVRVRVHPADISDTKGAAWLLAAHHHSFPRMHEIRVDEG
- a CDS encoding dihydrofolate reductase family protein → MGLLTFSLNVTLDGCVDHREGIVDDETHAFFTRLMDEAGAMLWGRVTYEMMESYWPLVARGNVEAPPAMRDWAVKLEAKPKYVVSSTRTNFPWTNSHHIAGDLRTSIQKLKDATPASVLLGSSKLATELDQLDLIDEYKFLVHPRIAGRGPTLYQSGLSSTRRLELVSAKPLRNGAVAMHYRRARG
- a CDS encoding ArnT family glycosyltransferase — protein: MQHARDAAPVAPGSVVPLALVILSLVLGARLARLDQHLTVDDPDARRVLVGFYDVERNPTDLFRWSRPEAALFLFGFDGRPAQVMLRFAAPRGDADPPVLSVSMRGRAVGTFSVAPGWRRYYLLTPTDPAGDTPLLLRTAAYRPPGDGRDLGVVLAEFAALPSNDAVWFPPPVRAIFLASFPVLGWLALLWRAPRQALERQLLRWSVVVFLALLAGAAAAFPRVSGYWLPTIGWPWWPLLPLMLVVAWQPMRPLVIHSVARLRSLGVPALWGGAGLTLALVVALRLGLPPVIGMSGVAAAVTLAVVASGAYAATAASGERFAYRTEALALVAITVVALVLRLYRLDDLPAGMWRDEARHGMQALRIWNDPTYRPVYVVAGADLPALLFYLMAPVLAITGPGAGSARLVSALAGAFMPLALWWAARPILGARAAVYGAAFLAWASWGLSMSRWAFPATLDHLLELAAIGTMWRALGQPTRWRMMAGMALAGALAALAAYAYHTGRLAPLVFALLTALHLGRDTRAWRRALPGLAAAAVAGMIVLLPLLWFIAGDFEGYNRRTGAVAIANSQSLEKRTIALVLDNVARYLGMWHIAGDPNGRHHAPGAPMLDPLAGACFAVGVGLAVARWRTRACIPLVWLALALIPGIFSTNAPHAMRSLGALAPSCMLAGMALDALVVSVRNATSVRWRQVVPATVAGTLALSLGFNVWLYFVHMPRNPAVYHEFDLTETAVGRLVRAAALADDPRLRAVHVFLDRRLTAQDTVRFLTFDVTVGAFDGVRLSGTVDGDALLILPPDASDDERAAALATLGPAARELEAPLLPNGEAPLFLAYGVGDGASRLLAETFPARR
- the htpG gene encoding molecular chaperone HtpG; its protein translation is MTAETEATTHAPTAVPFRAEVRQLLNILAHSLYTDREIFLRELISNASDALHRVQFEMVTNQQVRDPDADLEIRISVDKDAKTITISDTGIGMTREELIENLGTIAHSGTRALIEHLEEAQRSNIIGQFGVGFYSAFVVADEVTVISLSYRPDAEAALWRSRGGESFVIDAAERAQRGTTIILKLKEEAHEFADEWRLRQIVRRHSNYVAFPIYIGNERVNESTALWRQQPRNVEQSQYNEFYRQMTFDYEDPLLAVHFSSEAPLDLHAILFVPAKRERGLIERRMEGKIRLYSRKVLIQEDAKDVLPPYFRFVEGVVDSEDLPLNVSREGVQRDVGPNRDPVLQRIKKSLTNRLTKELVELAEKDAQKYATFWNEFSPFIKEGIATDPLARDDLLPLLRFHTTRSGDQLASLAEYKERMVEGQKEIYYVLAADLESARRSPHLDALTDRGIEALLLYDVMDSFMLNGLREYQGLKLRNVDDPNLSLPGEAPAPEVSISDEQFTRLVNAFKETLGDRVVSVRASNVLRHNPLRLVSPEDQQYNREMARVQRILDRDFKVPPKIVELNRGHPLIVDLARLVESGNDATLVRHLIEQMYDSALLLEGLHPNPADMVGRIQALMEAAARR